The following are encoded in a window of Rosa chinensis cultivar Old Blush chromosome 4, RchiOBHm-V2, whole genome shotgun sequence genomic DNA:
- the LOC112195901 gene encoding uncharacterized protein LOC112195901 isoform X2, translating to MAILDRFFRCFGGSKPIEKATTLQPLDLHDDFNGLVLRSTSDERPIHHTVKIRSFSLLRNLMDRCEVGDFEAGGYRWRLVLCPNGNKKRNVEGHISLYLEMAEEKPIEPDQIVAIDFRLFLLNQKKSNYLVLEDANKKEKKYVFYRTIVGGSAGFDQFLPLEEFTDASNGYLIDDTCEFGAEVFVSKQVRTGKGECLVSMIKDVTKCKRAWSISNFSQLADERYTSNPFFLTDHKYCEWNLRLYPNGNKWGNGSGHISVYVELANLKSLPPGSKVLAEFTIQILDQINGKHHSTKACKRWFGASPSTSGWGCAQFIRQDLFSNSEKGLLVSDCCIVETDIKICAVELTIG from the exons ATGGCTATTCTTGACCGCTTTTTTCGGTGTTTTGGCGGGTCGAAGCCAATAGAAAAGGCTACTACTCTCCAGCCTCTGGACTTACATGATGATTTTAATG GCCTGGTTTTGagatcaacatcagatgaaCGACCGATTCACCACACCGTAAAAATACGATCCTTTTCTTTGCTAAGAAATTTAATGGATAGATGCGAAGTAGGGGACTTCGAAGCTGGAGGATACAGATG GAGACTAGTGCTCTGCCCGAATGGAAACAAGAAGAGGAATGTGGAAGgccacatctctctctacttggAAATGGCTGAAGAAAAACCAATTGAGCCCGACCAAATCGTAGCAATTGATTTTAGATTGTTTTTGCTTAATCAGAAGAAGAGCAACTACTTGGTTCTTGAGG ATGCCAATAAAAAGGAGAAGAAGTATGTCTTTTATAGGACGATTGTCGGTGGTTCGGCTGGTTTCGATCAGTTTCTTCCTCTTGAAGAATTTACTGACGCCTCCAACGGTTATCTAATTGATGACACTTGTGAATTTGGCGCGGAGGTCTTTGTTTCTAAACAAGTAAGAACAGGAAAAGGAGAGTGTCTAGTGTCTATGATCAAAGATGTCACCAAGTGCAAGCGTGCTTGGAGCATTTCCAACTTTTCACAGTTGGCTGATGAACGCTATACCTCAAATCCGTTCTTTTTGACAGACCACAAATATTGCGAATG GAATCTACGACTCTATCCCAATGGAAATAAGTGGGGAAATGGTAGTGGTCATATTTCTGTTTATGTGGAATTGGCCAATTTAAAATCTCTTCCTCCAGGCTCTAAAGTATTGGCAGAGTTTACCATACAAatcctagatcaaatcaatgggaAGCATCATTCTACCAAAG CGTGTAAACGCTGGTTCGGTGCCAGTCCCTCGACCTCGGGTTGGGGTTGCGCTCAATTCATCAGACAGGACTTGTTCAGTAACTCGGAGAAAGGATTGTTAGTGAGTGATTGTTGCATCGTGGAAACAGACATTAAAATCTGTGCGGTAGAACTCACAATTGGTTAA
- the LOC112195901 gene encoding uncharacterized protein LOC112195901 isoform X1: MAILDRFFRCFGGSKPIEKATTLQPLDLHDDFNAGLVLRSTSDERPIHHTVKIRSFSLLRNLMDRCEVGDFEAGGYRWRLVLCPNGNKKRNVEGHISLYLEMAEEKPIEPDQIVAIDFRLFLLNQKKSNYLVLEDANKKEKKYVFYRTIVGGSAGFDQFLPLEEFTDASNGYLIDDTCEFGAEVFVSKQVRTGKGECLVSMIKDVTKCKRAWSISNFSQLADERYTSNPFFLTDHKYCEWNLRLYPNGNKWGNGSGHISVYVELANLKSLPPGSKVLAEFTIQILDQINGKHHSTKACKRWFGASPSTSGWGCAQFIRQDLFSNSEKGLLVSDCCIVETDIKICAVELTIG, encoded by the exons ATGGCTATTCTTGACCGCTTTTTTCGGTGTTTTGGCGGGTCGAAGCCAATAGAAAAGGCTACTACTCTCCAGCCTCTGGACTTACATGATGATTTTAATG CAGGCCTGGTTTTGagatcaacatcagatgaaCGACCGATTCACCACACCGTAAAAATACGATCCTTTTCTTTGCTAAGAAATTTAATGGATAGATGCGAAGTAGGGGACTTCGAAGCTGGAGGATACAGATG GAGACTAGTGCTCTGCCCGAATGGAAACAAGAAGAGGAATGTGGAAGgccacatctctctctacttggAAATGGCTGAAGAAAAACCAATTGAGCCCGACCAAATCGTAGCAATTGATTTTAGATTGTTTTTGCTTAATCAGAAGAAGAGCAACTACTTGGTTCTTGAGG ATGCCAATAAAAAGGAGAAGAAGTATGTCTTTTATAGGACGATTGTCGGTGGTTCGGCTGGTTTCGATCAGTTTCTTCCTCTTGAAGAATTTACTGACGCCTCCAACGGTTATCTAATTGATGACACTTGTGAATTTGGCGCGGAGGTCTTTGTTTCTAAACAAGTAAGAACAGGAAAAGGAGAGTGTCTAGTGTCTATGATCAAAGATGTCACCAAGTGCAAGCGTGCTTGGAGCATTTCCAACTTTTCACAGTTGGCTGATGAACGCTATACCTCAAATCCGTTCTTTTTGACAGACCACAAATATTGCGAATG GAATCTACGACTCTATCCCAATGGAAATAAGTGGGGAAATGGTAGTGGTCATATTTCTGTTTATGTGGAATTGGCCAATTTAAAATCTCTTCCTCCAGGCTCTAAAGTATTGGCAGAGTTTACCATACAAatcctagatcaaatcaatgggaAGCATCATTCTACCAAAG CGTGTAAACGCTGGTTCGGTGCCAGTCCCTCGACCTCGGGTTGGGGTTGCGCTCAATTCATCAGACAGGACTTGTTCAGTAACTCGGAGAAAGGATTGTTAGTGAGTGATTGTTGCATCGTGGAAACAGACATTAAAATCTGTGCGGTAGAACTCACAATTGGTTAA